From Pigmentibacter ruber, a single genomic window includes:
- a CDS encoding TcdA/TcdB pore-forming domain-containing protein: MFVKNLKTHITILASILLLTSCKKNEVLEEKKIITSNNFNSCTGTEFNSGIENLKKSLKKIISSKEYDEIDEAFDWYFIKKDENIYNSHLLLNKLEEIYRKYLPEIKNLSEEEHLNFIKKKHEIYENIKILTDKNKFINFSNEPSFDNFNRHDFSFEKYYAIYESTFIAKKFSNTVNEIARKNNLSSEFFPLLEDFHESNKTISFMNKKSYEVKSISISDNEEIKNISKFKSYLAENYTRLKQFRSIDNNYDIHLLNVHGTQGLTAALIIQTLFDLFERSSIDNKFEFNKNMSEYLKAHTYVNLASLGEQVVSDTIQMAELIKALTKQKINASKLMTKISNISSTAGSILNVVSVGLSITEYIKSDTTAERIQYGTQLGFDTAGLFMGITNLVLYKTGALTASAAVGVLTIPFTGLAIGFTGFASASAQAVSEAEEIAERFNHYKIDYQTVGINKNFKTSFRTHTEIKAINNFAYKDYSYSEDDHGNLKQNAKNHDIVIKELDLREKNKVKISYGTHYLYETIRWKEYGGWLFNSPVLHPFGEDPASIDDKQQVISLNNAYSFIPQKEMQFIEDAPIILPMVPESYISYRFAYTPGIIGSYSNKLEALREIQEKNFKFMFNYFRPHPLEYAIRSMRFDFQPTTVQLLLGDSDYSFFSPIYPQDWKNKIHYNFVSGNGNYYLKISNDSNYSINSSQTEKWFIDAQDTEKNIRILENELKIGKTSIKFLEKKFPKELIVLTHEGVYRKFDQNVNAFKIMSIDFNANDNIKQIVQENINYQIQPSGYIEIENYDKVKDKKAWFEIDNNKIIAPNPVENGIRKYTRYTRLNQNLVIVGKSTKYYYFYNPVRKELYSMPYEENALIHNNPLDLVDDEINEFYFENNNLYYKTKENIGIAVKENIKHLISIKAAENNPQIIKDIAAEYNLNLSDEILIFNDNDIFTGWYLKNNDSFMSKDLKNEPTFLQKISDFFKNKIG; the protein is encoded by the coding sequence ATGTTTGTAAAAAATTTAAAAACACATATTACAATACTGGCAAGTATATTATTACTTACTAGTTGTAAAAAAAATGAAGTACTTGAAGAAAAAAAAATTATAACAAGTAATAATTTTAATTCTTGCACTGGTACTGAATTTAATAGTGGTATAGAAAATTTAAAAAAATCACTTAAGAAAATTATTTCTAGTAAAGAATACGATGAAATAGATGAAGCTTTTGATTGGTATTTCATAAAAAAAGATGAAAATATTTATAACTCTCATTTATTATTAAATAAACTGGAAGAAATATATCGAAAATATCTCCCAGAAATTAAAAATTTATCTGAAGAAGAACATTTAAACTTTATTAAGAAAAAACATGAAATATATGAAAATATTAAAATATTAACGGATAAAAACAAATTTATAAATTTTAGTAATGAACCTTCATTTGATAATTTTAACAGACATGACTTTTCTTTTGAAAAATATTATGCAATTTATGAATCAACTTTTATTGCAAAAAAGTTTTCCAATACTGTGAATGAGATAGCAAGAAAAAATAACCTTTCATCAGAATTTTTTCCTCTTCTAGAAGATTTTCATGAGTCGAATAAAACTATTTCCTTTATGAATAAAAAAAGTTATGAAGTAAAATCTATTTCAATTTCTGATAATGAAGAAATTAAAAATATTTCCAAATTTAAAAGTTACTTAGCCGAAAATTATACACGTCTGAAACAATTTCGAAGCATAGATAATAATTATGATATTCATTTATTAAATGTGCATGGAACACAAGGATTAACAGCCGCCTTAATCATTCAAACTTTATTTGATTTATTTGAAAGAAGTAGTATTGATAATAAATTTGAATTTAACAAGAATATGAGTGAATATTTAAAAGCTCATACTTATGTAAATTTGGCAAGTTTAGGCGAACAAGTTGTCAGCGATACTATTCAAATGGCAGAATTAATCAAAGCTCTTACTAAACAAAAAATAAATGCATCTAAATTAATGACTAAAATTAGCAATATTTCATCTACAGCAGGCTCAATTTTAAATGTAGTTAGCGTTGGTCTCAGCATTACTGAATATATTAAATCTGATACAACAGCTGAAAGAATTCAATATGGTACACAATTGGGATTCGATACTGCTGGTTTATTCATGGGAATAACAAATTTAGTTCTCTATAAAACCGGAGCTTTAACTGCTTCTGCAGCAGTTGGTGTGTTAACCATCCCATTCACAGGACTGGCAATTGGTTTCACTGGATTTGCCTCTGCTTCGGCGCAAGCCGTTTCAGAAGCAGAAGAAATTGCAGAACGTTTTAATCACTATAAAATAGATTATCAAACAGTCGGAATTAACAAAAACTTTAAAACATCATTTAGAACTCATACTGAAATTAAAGCAATTAATAATTTTGCCTATAAAGACTACAGTTATAGCGAGGATGATCATGGAAATTTAAAACAAAACGCAAAAAATCATGATATTGTAATTAAAGAATTAGATCTGAGAGAAAAAAATAAAGTAAAAATCTCTTATGGAACCCATTATTTATATGAAACAATTCGCTGGAAAGAATATGGTGGATGGTTATTTAACAGTCCTGTATTGCATCCATTTGGAGAAGATCCCGCTTCAATTGATGACAAACAACAAGTAATTTCTTTAAATAACGCATATTCTTTTATTCCACAAAAAGAAATGCAATTCATCGAAGACGCTCCTATTATTCTACCAATGGTACCCGAATCATATATATCTTATCGCTTTGCTTATACTCCTGGTATAATTGGCAGTTACAGCAATAAACTAGAGGCATTGCGAGAAATTCAAGAAAAAAATTTCAAATTTATGTTTAATTACTTTCGTCCACATCCATTAGAATATGCTATTCGTTCTATGAGATTTGATTTTCAACCAACGACTGTTCAACTCCTTCTTGGTGATAGTGATTATTCATTTTTCTCTCCTATTTACCCGCAAGACTGGAAAAATAAAATTCATTATAATTTTGTCAGTGGCAATGGTAATTATTACTTAAAAATATCGAATGATTCGAATTACAGTATAAATTCAAGTCAAACGGAAAAATGGTTTATAGACGCCCAAGATACAGAGAAAAATATTAGGATTTTAGAAAATGAATTAAAAATAGGAAAAACTTCTATTAAATTTCTAGAAAAAAAGTTTCCAAAAGAATTAATTGTTTTAACTCACGAAGGTGTATATAGAAAATTCGATCAAAATGTAAATGCATTTAAAATTATGTCTATAGATTTTAATGCTAATGACAATATTAAACAAATTGTTCAAGAAAATATCAATTATCAAATTCAACCTTCTGGTTACATTGAAATTGAAAATTACGATAAAGTAAAAGATAAAAAAGCATGGTTTGAAATTGATAATAATAAAATAATTGCACCAAATCCTGTGGAAAATGGAATAAGAAAGTACACTAGGTATACCAGATTAAATCAAAATTTAGTCATTGTTGGGAAATCAACTAAATATTACTATTTCTATAATCCAGTAAGAAAAGAATTATATTCAATGCCCTATGAAGAAAATGCTCTTATTCATAATAATCCGCTAGATCTTGTTGATGATGAAATTAATGAATTTTATTTTGAAAATAATAATTTATATTATAAAACAAAGGAAAACATAGGAATTGCAGTTAAAGAAAATATTAAACATTTAATTTCTATCAAAGCAGCGGAGAATAACCCTCAAATTATTAAGGATATAGCCGCTGAATACAATTTAAATTTGAGCGACGAAATTCTTATTTTTAATGATAATGATATTTTTACCGGATGGTATTTAAAAAATAATGACTCTTTTATGAGTAAAGATCTTAAAAATGAACCAACATTTTTACAAAAAATTTCTGATTTTTTTAAAAATAAAATAGGCTAA
- a CDS encoding deaminase domain-containing protein, producing MIKNISFYFMPLVFIIQTQALSVQCHITGEQIPTIKQIPLSKESEAYRGYKVALDKIKNHAKNKNIISLAYAELINIKRNEVKKYYAVQSEDGFNNVKNSGFNEFYINEMRKEDPDLKIINRISKENLQKNEQYILNIYSYNNKNFPNKTNDYLQNFYKNTKQYNIKSKIYLSSSTELILEKSQYNTNYAIIENVTKNDELYTFISKQKEFIPVKSNTNGVNLFPVSDALTKFAGVESVYYLHVLVPNKANQVNSWFHNRETSSYKLEADGFIQNIGVKKYKIKEGEIHPVDVVSIDLNEAKKQYKLYNSLLIKKEDLQNNKSAIFQIKFDKPSSFIEPKNIIADTTLGKKQFDTFKAALDKIRVKIKNPVETTFNESDRTSVEDLRKKYLNDLTLSNKGNIKTVAYAILELSTKSTSLVGEIPTEYYTVSGTNIKFNNNEKTKQYFANYSAENTKLPAFKVEDSNNFFLNEINSLQSNLEKDKLIDASNRELNTNQRDADAEIKILETLLNKTEKSGINTEGKLTIYSSLPVCLSCTNAFHYFNRLRPDLKVEIYQVLPKNLKDLYN from the coding sequence GTGATAAAAAATATCTCTTTTTATTTCATGCCTTTAGTTTTTATAATTCAAACTCAAGCATTATCAGTTCAATGCCACATCACAGGTGAACAAATCCCTACGATTAAACAAATACCTTTATCTAAAGAATCGGAAGCTTATAGAGGTTACAAAGTTGCATTAGATAAAATTAAAAACCATGCAAAAAATAAAAATATAATAAGTTTAGCCTATGCAGAATTGATTAATATTAAAAGAAATGAAGTTAAAAAATATTACGCAGTGCAATCTGAAGATGGATTTAACAATGTTAAAAATTCTGGATTTAACGAATTTTATATAAATGAAATGCGGAAAGAAGATCCTGATTTAAAGATCATAAATAGAATTTCAAAAGAAAATCTTCAGAAGAATGAACAATATATTCTTAATATATATTCTTATAATAACAAAAATTTTCCAAATAAAACAAATGATTATTTACAAAATTTTTATAAAAATACGAAACAATATAATATCAAATCTAAAATATATTTAAGCTCAAGTACTGAACTAATTTTAGAAAAATCGCAATACAATACAAACTATGCTATAATTGAAAATGTAACAAAAAATGATGAATTATACACTTTTATAAGTAAGCAAAAAGAATTTATTCCAGTAAAAAGCAATACAAATGGAGTAAATTTATTTCCAGTTAGTGATGCTTTGACTAAATTTGCAGGAGTAGAATCAGTTTATTACTTGCATGTTTTAGTTCCTAATAAAGCCAATCAAGTAAATTCTTGGTTTCATAATAGGGAAACTAGTTCATATAAACTTGAAGCTGATGGATTTATTCAAAATATTGGAGTAAAAAAATATAAAATTAAAGAAGGAGAAATTCATCCAGTTGACGTAGTTTCTATTGATTTGAATGAAGCTAAAAAACAATACAAACTATATAATTCACTTCTCATAAAAAAAGAAGATTTACAAAATAATAAAAGTGCAATTTTTCAGATAAAGTTTGACAAGCCAAGCTCTTTCATAGAGCCAAAAAATATTATAGCTGATACAACTTTAGGAAAGAAACAATTTGATACTTTTAAAGCCGCATTAGATAAAATTCGTGTCAAAATAAAAAATCCAGTTGAAACTACTTTTAATGAAAGTGATAGAACTTCAGTAGAAGATTTAAGAAAGAAATATCTAAACGACTTAACTTTATCAAATAAAGGAAATATAAAAACTGTTGCATATGCTATTCTTGAATTGAGTACAAAGTCAACATCTCTGGTAGGTGAAATACCCACAGAATACTATACAGTAAGCGGTACAAATATTAAATTTAACAATAACGAAAAAACAAAACAATATTTTGCAAATTATTCAGCTGAAAATACAAAACTTCCTGCGTTTAAAGTTGAAGATTCAAATAACTTTTTTTTAAATGAAATAAATAGTCTGCAATCAAATCTTGAAAAGGACAAATTAATTGATGCATCAAATAGAGAATTAAATACTAATCAAAGAGATGCTGATGCAGAAATTAAGATACTTGAAACTTTACTAAACAAAACAGAAAAATCAGGCATAAATACTGAAGGTAAATTAACAATTTATTCATCTTTACCTGTATGTTTATCATGCACAAATGCTTTTCATTACTTTAACAGACTAAGGCCAGATCTAAAAGTAGAAATATACCAAGTACTGCCAAAAAATTTGAAAGACTTATATAATTAA
- a CDS encoding sensor histidine kinase, whose protein sequence is MLHSKWSLKVYYFYILFLSLVLPFLFSIGILAFLVASSNKRIDLANTQLRRSIELELVDSLYKYQNTIQSILQSEELKFLLNSTIDNEENNRKKLNSLIKSKISNLDFKWSEWNIYNSRGKLVYTNLNKINFIENIFNVLPKNSGYLFLDNEKKKINFITPITYYIEKSSSKNNGFITVSISIEDIKSKFPEIIKINKIGNEIDINNLNIETNLSFQKRTSNILVYIYSIIILVFIIFCSLFGYKIFTKNIINKVLSLKVRVGNEIDKTYKTDVKNELESLSLIFDYYLRYSKFLQNQLLLNSKLSAAGNLAHFIAHDLRKPFSKLRYFVGEIKNFSSLIKLRNFINEFEVSLLDSIDYVDHFLNEIMEASIEKVENIQHVPIEDIILAALSQISFGNRAVDISFNYKIDFNLVLLVSRQRIIRVFINLLSNAYEAMNYEGSIWIYSKEKKINDKLFLEICIGNSNSFIPSNIIDKIFEPFFTLNKSNGTGLGLAIVQKIITLHGGSIKCFNIPNRGVEFIFNLPAEKFHYNNKIFHLPNSFKLESSFHRNLQFDSDFANKKSIIVLDDDPLIIRSWKRALKNVNTISFLYPEELLQQFNKQSKLTNEIDFIISDYYFGNNSNLSFKDFVSDLRKMYQGIIFLSTDSEDIDSLMLDKYRIIKIEKKVYSYDQLNSIRKKFK, encoded by the coding sequence ATGTTACATTCCAAATGGTCTTTAAAAGTCTATTACTTCTATATTCTATTTTTATCTTTGGTATTGCCTTTTCTTTTTTCAATTGGAATCTTAGCATTTTTGGTTGCTAGCTCTAATAAAAGAATTGACTTAGCAAATACACAATTAAGACGAAGTATTGAATTAGAATTAGTTGACTCACTTTATAAGTATCAAAACACAATTCAATCAATTCTCCAGTCAGAAGAGTTAAAGTTTCTTTTAAATTCTACTATTGATAATGAGGAAAATAATAGAAAAAAACTAAATAGTCTAATTAAATCAAAAATATCAAATTTAGACTTTAAATGGAGTGAATGGAATATATATAACTCAAGAGGAAAATTAGTATATACAAATCTAAATAAAATTAATTTTATTGAAAATATTTTTAACGTATTGCCTAAAAATAGCGGTTATTTATTCTTAGATAATGAAAAGAAAAAAATAAATTTTATAACTCCCATTACTTATTACATTGAAAAAAGTTCAAGTAAAAATAATGGTTTTATTACTGTAAGTATTTCTATTGAAGACATAAAAAGTAAATTTCCAGAAATAATAAAAATTAATAAAATTGGCAATGAGATAGATATTAATAATTTAAACATTGAAACAAATTTATCTTTTCAAAAAAGAACTAGTAATATTTTAGTATATATATATTCAATTATTATTTTGGTATTTATTATTTTTTGTAGTTTATTTGGCTATAAAATTTTTACAAAAAATATTATAAATAAGGTTTTGTCACTAAAAGTTAGAGTTGGAAATGAAATTGATAAAACATATAAAACTGATGTAAAAAATGAATTAGAATCACTTTCGCTGATCTTTGATTATTACTTAAGATATTCGAAATTTTTACAAAATCAATTACTTCTTAATTCAAAACTATCTGCTGCAGGTAATTTAGCTCATTTTATTGCACATGATTTAAGAAAGCCATTTTCAAAATTGAGATATTTTGTAGGTGAAATTAAAAATTTTTCTAGCTTAATAAAATTAAGAAACTTTATTAATGAATTTGAAGTTTCGCTTCTTGATTCTATCGACTATGTAGATCATTTTTTAAATGAAATTATGGAAGCTTCAATTGAAAAAGTAGAAAATATCCAGCATGTTCCTATAGAGGATATTATTTTAGCTGCTTTATCGCAAATATCTTTTGGAAATAGAGCTGTTGATATTAGTTTTAATTATAAAATTGATTTTAATTTAGTTTTATTAGTGTCTAGGCAAAGAATTATCAGAGTTTTTATAAATTTGCTAAGCAATGCCTATGAAGCAATGAATTATGAAGGAAGTATATGGATTTATAGTAAAGAAAAAAAGATAAATGATAAGTTATTTCTTGAGATCTGTATTGGAAATAGTAATTCATTTATCCCTTCAAATATTATTGATAAAATTTTTGAACCTTTTTTTACCTTAAATAAAAGCAATGGGACGGGATTAGGTTTAGCAATTGTGCAAAAAATAATTACATTACACGGCGGAAGTATTAAGTGTTTTAATATTCCAAATAGGGGTGTAGAATTTATTTTTAATTTGCCAGCAGAAAAATTTCATTATAATAACAAAATTTTTCATTTGCCAAATAGTTTTAAGTTGGAAAGTAGTTTTCATCGAAATTTGCAATTTGATTCTGATTTTGCGAATAAAAAAAGTATTATTGTTTTAGATGATGATCCCCTTATAATTAGAAGTTGGAAAAGAGCTTTAAAAAATGTAAATACAATTTCCTTTCTTTATCCAGAAGAATTGTTGCAGCAATTTAATAAGCAGTCAAAATTAACCAATGAGATTGATTTTATTATTTCCGATTACTATTTTGGGAATAACTCAAATTTAAGCTTTAAAGATTTTGTTTCAGATTTGCGGAAAATGTATCAGGGAATTATATTTTTATCAACAGATAGTGAAGACATAGACAGTTTAATGCTGGATAAATATCGAATAATTAAGATTGAAAAAAAAGTATATAGTTATGATCAATTGAATTCAATTCGAAAAAAATTTAAATGA
- a CDS encoding TldD/PmbA family protein translates to MSLNIEQIKSDIDSIARSLGIKKYDVFGSAKEESSASAKNKKPFGLNSASKSYLLVRVWNDKQQAGVTSTSNLTYAGLTDALILAHSSAEYASTENIYNFSEYCQDSTENMQISNNQENKITMQDLVEKCIAAESKILDHSPIFKSVPYNKVGDSFSKRFYFNSLGAFKISENNIAYCYFFPLAQETNKIAREAGHISISKGFKNLNVIDCADKAIKKTENHLDYINIKSGKYKTIFSPEAFLDLLYAFGNFLNAQNILDKKSLLNIENLNTQIASSILNLSDSPLHVENPDPCHFDEEGTLTKNIDIIQEGKLITFLHSSFTAQKFNTKSTGHCHLGSKLTISPYFLHVSKNHKIHIDQEFSLNQENNAIYVENVKALHAGVNALQGSFSLPFDGFFIKDGKKTSIESATVAGDFLTLLSNIIYIDDNETVTHKGISPNIWIKELSVTGNS, encoded by the coding sequence ATGTCATTAAATATCGAACAAATAAAATCAGATATAGATTCCATTGCAAGATCTTTGGGTATTAAAAAATATGATGTTTTTGGATCTGCAAAGGAAGAAAGCTCAGCAAGTGCAAAAAATAAAAAACCATTTGGCCTAAATTCTGCAAGCAAATCCTATTTGTTAGTTCGTGTATGGAACGATAAACAGCAAGCAGGAGTAACAAGCACTTCAAATTTAACTTATGCAGGTTTAACCGACGCTCTTATTTTAGCTCATTCAAGTGCAGAATATGCTTCAACAGAAAATATTTATAATTTTAGTGAATATTGCCAAGATTCAACTGAAAATATGCAAATAAGTAATAATCAAGAAAATAAAATTACGATGCAGGATTTAGTAGAAAAATGTATTGCTGCTGAAAGTAAAATTTTAGACCACTCGCCTATTTTCAAAAGTGTTCCTTATAATAAAGTTGGTGATTCATTTTCCAAACGATTTTATTTTAATAGTTTAGGTGCATTTAAAATATCCGAAAATAATATTGCTTACTGCTACTTTTTTCCTTTAGCGCAAGAAACAAATAAAATTGCTAGAGAAGCAGGACATATCTCAATTTCAAAAGGATTTAAAAATTTAAATGTCATTGACTGTGCTGACAAAGCTATTAAAAAAACTGAAAATCATTTAGATTATATCAATATTAAGTCAGGGAAATACAAAACAATATTTTCGCCCGAAGCATTTTTAGACTTGCTTTATGCATTTGGCAATTTCCTTAACGCACAAAATATCTTAGATAAAAAAAGTTTATTGAATATAGAAAATTTAAACACCCAAATTGCTTCTAGCATTTTAAATTTATCAGATTCCCCACTCCATGTGGAAAATCCAGATCCTTGTCATTTTGATGAAGAAGGTACTTTAACAAAAAATATAGATATCATCCAAGAAGGAAAACTTATAACATTCTTACATAGCAGTTTTACAGCTCAAAAATTTAATACTAAATCAACAGGACACTGTCATTTAGGATCAAAACTTACGATTTCCCCATATTTTTTACATGTCAGTAAAAATCATAAAATACACATAGATCAAGAATTTTCTTTAAATCAAGAAAATAATGCAATTTATGTTGAAAACGTCAAAGCTTTACATGCTGGTGTCAATGCTTTACAAGGTTCTTTTTCTTTACCATTTGATGGCTTTTTTATTAAAGATGGAAAAAAAACAAGTATAGAGTCAGCAACTGTTGCTGGTGATTTTTTAACTCTATTGAGTAATATTATTTATATTGATGATAACGAAACTGTCACGCACAAAGGTATATCACCTAACATATGGATTAAAGAATTATCAGTGACTGGAAATAGTTAA
- a CDS encoding TldD/PmbA family protein: MPNNLTLENLSYNSMLSSQSSFDDSWRYPLSILLGIGLASGADFIEFFLQRGNHLSGLVENGKVTAINPSLSLGAGVRVFKGKEDCYVSTNDVSFNGLKRILEKALDIHSLKIMQNRIISEVNLEPLRDYGLLRNKNNWLNQGSSVKEICDVLLQINNRQKNITKYLNSVTTNGFRDWQEVLVAASDGIFARDIRLNQSLSVQAVCVDKAHRTSSHKRIGDASNPAFFKNIDAELLTNSLAEIAGNMLHAEYVQSGTYPVVLANKFGGVIFHEACGHLLETTAVQRNSTPFADKKGEKIAHENLTAWDEGFWENGFGSLDMDDEGMPVQKTLLIENGVLRNFLSDRMGSLLTGHPRTGSGRRQNYTFAPASRMRNTYIAPGKYSTNDMISSIEKGIYCKNLGGGSVNGTGDFNFGVEEAWLIENGKVTKPIKGATLIGQAEDIMHKISMSGNDLDISAGFCGSVSGSIYVTVGQPHIKVDAITVGGR; this comes from the coding sequence ATGCCGAACAACCTTACACTAGAAAATTTATCTTATAATTCTATGCTCAGTTCGCAATCATCATTTGATGACTCATGGCGTTACCCGCTTTCTATTTTACTAGGCATTGGATTAGCAAGTGGAGCTGATTTTATTGAATTTTTTTTACAAAGAGGGAATCACTTAAGTGGATTAGTTGAAAATGGTAAAGTAACTGCAATAAATCCAAGCTTGTCTCTAGGCGCTGGTGTTAGAGTTTTCAAGGGAAAAGAAGATTGTTATGTTTCCACAAATGATGTCAGTTTTAATGGATTAAAAAGAATTCTAGAAAAAGCATTAGATATTCATTCACTGAAAATAATGCAAAATAGAATTATAAGTGAAGTAAATTTAGAGCCACTTAGAGACTATGGCTTATTAAGAAACAAAAATAATTGGCTCAATCAAGGAAGCTCAGTTAAAGAAATTTGTGATGTTTTATTGCAAATAAATAATAGACAAAAAAATATAACTAAATATCTAAACAGCGTAACAACAAATGGTTTTAGAGATTGGCAAGAAGTACTGGTTGCTGCAAGTGACGGAATTTTTGCAAGAGATATTCGTTTAAATCAAAGCTTATCTGTCCAAGCTGTTTGTGTGGATAAAGCACATAGAACTTCTTCGCATAAAAGAATTGGTGATGCTTCTAATCCTGCTTTTTTTAAAAATATCGATGCTGAATTACTTACAAATTCATTAGCTGAAATTGCAGGAAATATGTTGCATGCAGAATATGTTCAATCAGGAACATATCCAGTAGTTTTAGCAAATAAGTTTGGTGGAGTGATTTTCCATGAAGCATGTGGACATTTACTAGAAACAACTGCAGTCCAAAGAAATTCAACTCCTTTTGCTGATAAAAAAGGAGAAAAAATAGCACATGAAAATTTAACTGCTTGGGATGAAGGGTTTTGGGAAAATGGTTTTGGTTCCTTAGATATGGATGATGAAGGAATGCCAGTGCAAAAAACCCTACTCATAGAAAATGGAGTATTGAGAAATTTTTTAAGTGACAGAATGGGGAGTTTATTAACAGGCCATCCAAGAACTGGAAGTGGAAGAAGGCAAAATTATACTTTTGCTCCTGCAAGCAGAATGCGAAATACTTATATTGCACCTGGAAAATATAGTACAAATGATATGATTTCGAGCATTGAAAAAGGAATCTATTGTAAAAACTTAGGTGGCGGAAGTGTTAACGGAACTGGTGACTTTAATTTTGGTGTAGAAGAAGCTTGGTTAATTGAAAATGGAAAAGTTACAAAACCAATTAAAGGGGCTACTTTAATTGGCCAAGCCGAAGATATCATGCATAAAATATCAATGTCTGGAAATGATTTAGATATATCAGCAGGGTTTTGCGGTTCAGTAAGTGGCAGTATTTATGTCACAGTTGGACAACCACATATAAAAGTAGATGCTATAACCGTTGGTGGGCGATAA
- a CDS encoding substrate-binding periplasmic protein, translating to MLYLFKRLDLTNQVQNSNKAIFLFYIVVLLVFLPCKIYAKEKITLLTPPSPGEFYFEVAQEVFKIGTLNIKTQVEAYPSIYKKMNSTTVDSKEVYATIAVLNDSNNKKYHNVFNIISIETSFFTLKENKKKSETVDEVKNLKKVCVWLDSVLNKYLINQGFQNLFPVPTLNQCITMLFNGEVDALYSSEAPLIKSTRTLGQDLRKLKKGYTPMRVTFFLAVTKNASLETIKNLTNSGKLLKSSGKYDQILDKYRKDLYLP from the coding sequence GTGCTTTATCTTTTTAAAAGGCTCGATTTAACAAACCAAGTTCAAAATAGTAACAAAGCTATATTTTTATTTTATATAGTTGTATTGTTAGTTTTCTTACCTTGCAAAATTTATGCAAAAGAAAAAATAACACTTTTAACTCCTCCATCCCCTGGGGAGTTCTATTTTGAAGTTGCACAAGAAGTTTTTAAAATAGGAACGTTAAATATAAAAACTCAAGTGGAAGCTTATCCCAGTATCTATAAAAAAATGAATTCTACTACAGTAGATAGTAAAGAAGTTTATGCCACAATCGCTGTATTAAATGATAGTAACAATAAAAAATATCATAATGTTTTTAATATTATTAGTATTGAAACTTCTTTTTTTACTTTAAAAGAGAATAAAAAGAAATCAGAAACTGTTGATGAAGTAAAAAATTTAAAAAAAGTATGTGTCTGGTTAGATTCAGTACTAAATAAATATTTAATTAATCAAGGATTCCAAAATCTTTTTCCCGTCCCAACTTTGAATCAATGCATAACCATGCTATTCAATGGTGAAGTTGATGCTTTATATTCTTCAGAAGCACCATTGATTAAATCTACTAGAACTCTTGGACAAGATCTGAGAAAACTGAAAAAAGGATACACACCAATGCGAGTAACCTTTTTCTTAGCAGTAACAAAAAACGCTTCCTTAGAAACTATTAAAAACTTAACAAACTCAGGAAAATTGTTAAAATCTTCTGGAAAGTATGATCAAATACTCGATAAATATCGAAAAGATCTTTATTTACCTTAG